Below is a window of Nocardioides sp. S-1144 DNA.
GACGGCTCGGACCTGGCTGGTGCAGGGCGGGCGGCACGACGTCCTCAACGACGTCTCGCACCGCTCGGTGGCCGCCACGATCGTGCTCTTCCTCGAGTCCCTCAAGCTCGGACCCGACCTGCCGCCGGTGCTGGTGCCGGCATGAGCGTGCTCACCACCAACCAGGACCTCGACCCGCGCCGGCTGCGCGACGCCTTCGGCACCTTCCCGAGCGGCGTGGTCGCCATCGCGGCCGAGGTCGACGGCCGCCCGGTCGGGCTGGCCGCGAGCTCGTTCGCCTCGGTCAGCCTCGACCCGCCCCTGGTCTCGGTCAACCTGGCCAACACCTCCAGGACCTGGCCCGACCTGCGGCGCTCCTCGCACCTCGGCGTCACCGTGCTCGCCGGCCACCACGAGGACGTCTGCCGGGCGCTGGCCGGTCCCGTGGAGCGCCGCTTCGACGACCTCTCCTACACCACCAGCCCGCTCGGTGCGGTCACCCTCGACGACGGCCTGGCCAGCTTCGACTGCACGATCCACCAGGAGGTCGAGGCCGGCGACCACGTGCTCGTGCTGCTGCGGCTGCACGCCGTCCACCAGGCCGAGGGGGTCGGCCGTCCGCTGGTCTTCCACCGCAGCGCGTTCGGCACGCTGGCCTGACGGCGACCCCGCGAGCGCGGCTCGTCAGAGGCGGGCCGCGGTGCGCACCAGGCCGGCCACCCCGGCCGACGTGCTGTGCGAGGGCCAGGCGATCACGGTCGTCACGCGGGGCGCGTCGGAGAGCGGCACGACGGCCAGCCCGTCGCGCAGGTCGGCCCGCACCGCCTCGGGCAGCACGACCGCCGCGCGGCCGAGCCGCACCAGCTGCAGGACCTGGGTGAGGTCGCGCAGCTCGGGGCCGGGCCCGTCGGGGTAGCTGCCGTCGAGGTGCGGCCAGCGCGGCAGCGGCAGGTCGGGGATCGAGGCCGCCTCGGCCACCGTCATCGACGTCCGGGCGCTCGCCGGGTGGCCGCTGGGCAGGATCAGCAGCTGGTCCTCGACGAGGAGCTCGTCGGCGTCGAAGCCGCTCGTGTCGTCGAAGGGCCGGTGCAGGATCGCGACGTCGGCGCGTCCGTCGCGCAGCATCGGCGCCTGGTGCCCGGGCGGGCTGAGCACGACCTCGACGTCGACCGCGTCGGGCTCGGCGGCGTAGGCGTCGAGCAGCTTGGCCATCAGCTCCTCCGAGGCCCCCGCCTTGGCGGTGAGCACCACCGAGGCCCGACCCCCGGCCGCCGCCGCGCGCCGGGTGCGCCGCTCGGCGGCCTCGACCGCGGCGAGCGCGGCCCGGCCCTCGTGCAGGAGGGTCTCGCCGGCGCTGGTGAGGGTCACGCCCCGCGGCGTCCGCACGAACAGCGCGGTCCCGAGGCGCCGTTCGAGCTGGCCGATCGCGCGCGACAGCGGCGGCTGCGCCATCCCGAGCCGCTGGGCCGCCCGACCCACGTGCGCCTCCTCGGCGACGGCGACGAAGTAGCGCAGCTCGCGGGTCTCCACGTCGTCCAGGCTACGCCGCTCACCTGGCCTCATACCGCTGCGGTATCGGCACCGACCCGATCGGTGTTGGAGGCCCGCGCCGCCGCGAACCACGATCGAGGCATGACTGACGACACCACTCCCACCACCGACACCAAGAAGATCGCGCTGGTCACCGGCGCCAACAAGGGCATCGGCTACGAGATCGCCGCGGGCCTGGCCCGCCGCGGCTTCCGCGTCGGGGTCGGCGCCCGCGACGCCGGCCGCCGCGAGGACGCCGTCGCCAAGCTCCGCGCGGAGGGGCACGACGTGTTCGGCGTGCCGCTCGACGTCACCGACGACGCCAGCGTCGCCGCCGCCGCGGCCCAGCTCGAGGCCGAGGGCGGCCTCGACGTCCTCGTCAACAACGCCGCCATCACCGGGGGGATGCCGCAGGAGCCGTCGCAGGTGAGCGCCGAGCAGGTGCTCCGCGTCGTCGACACCAACGTCATCGGCGTCCTCCGGGTCACCAACGCGGTGCTCCCGCTCCTGCGCCGCGCCGCCTCGCCGCGGGTCGTGAACGTGTCGAGCACCGTCGGCTCGCTGACCCTCCAGACCGCCCAGGCGGACGCCGTCGGGCCGATCTCGGCGGCCTACTCGCCCACGAAGTCGTACCTCAACGCCATCACGATCCAGTACGCCAAGGAGCTCGCCGGCACCGGGATCCTCGTCAACGCCGGATGTCCGGGCTTCGTCGCGACCGACCTCAACGGCCACCGGGGCACCCGGACGCCGGAGCAGGGCGCCGCGGTCTTCCTCGAGCTCGCCACCCTCCCCGACGACGGCCCCAGCGGCACGTTCCGCGACGCCGACGGCATCCAGCCCTGGTAGGACCTTCCGCCCGGGGTCACCGCGTGCGCGTGGCGCGCAGTCCCTGGTCGACGAGGTCGACCATCCAGGCGAAGCTG
It encodes the following:
- a CDS encoding flavin reductase family protein, whose translation is MSVLTTNQDLDPRRLRDAFGTFPSGVVAIAAEVDGRPVGLAASSFASVSLDPPLVSVNLANTSRTWPDLRRSSHLGVTVLAGHHEDVCRALAGPVERRFDDLSYTTSPLGAVTLDDGLASFDCTIHQEVEAGDHVLVLLRLHAVHQAEGVGRPLVFHRSAFGTLA
- a CDS encoding LysR family transcriptional regulator; amino-acid sequence: METRELRYFVAVAEEAHVGRAAQRLGMAQPPLSRAIGQLERRLGTALFVRTPRGVTLTSAGETLLHEGRAALAAVEAAERRTRRAAAAGGRASVVLTAKAGASEELMAKLLDAYAAEPDAVDVEVVLSPPGHQAPMLRDGRADVAILHRPFDDTSGFDADELLVEDQLLILPSGHPASARTSMTVAEAASIPDLPLPRWPHLDGSYPDGPGPELRDLTQVLQLVRLGRAAVVLPEAVRADLRDGLAVVPLSDAPRVTTVIAWPSHSTSAGVAGLVRTAARL
- a CDS encoding SDR family oxidoreductase produces the protein MTDDTTPTTDTKKIALVTGANKGIGYEIAAGLARRGFRVGVGARDAGRREDAVAKLRAEGHDVFGVPLDVTDDASVAAAAAQLEAEGGLDVLVNNAAITGGMPQEPSQVSAEQVLRVVDTNVIGVLRVTNAVLPLLRRAASPRVVNVSSTVGSLTLQTAQADAVGPISAAYSPTKSYLNAITIQYAKELAGTGILVNAGCPGFVATDLNGHRGTRTPEQGAAVFLELATLPDDGPSGTFRDADGIQPW